A single region of the Salvia splendens isolate huo1 chromosome 18, SspV2, whole genome shotgun sequence genome encodes:
- the LOC121776064 gene encoding acylamino-acid-releasing enzyme-like isoform X6, translating to MDHDAMSKLLQEFTTIPTIDKAWTFESESDAYTAMFLISQTDLLSNNRRKSILSTHISRKIGSSVSFDWAPFPTEMTGVSAVVPSPSGSKLLLVRNFEGEHSSACFEIWGPSQLKEFRVPRSIHGPVYTDGWLEGISWNSNETFIAYVAEAPDLAKPAFNTFGLKKEDHNSWKGQGDWEEDWGETYSGKKQPAIFVIDVNSGEICGVAVTGAGRELCVGQVVWAPPLDGKQQQHLVFVGWWPSDTRKFGIKYCYNRPCSLYAVEAPSFESDSITKRSDAAKVPLIIELTHGLNSAFFPRFSPDGKSLVFLSAKTSVDSGAHSATQSLHKIEWPSNGKLGPLKVADVVPVIMCPENGCFPGLYCSSLLCNPWLSDGHTMFLSSAWGSVQTILSVNILSGNVSRITPNDSRSSWDVLAVGSDNVISVCSSPVSIPEIKYGSLVGKWRWWDVSSPISKCSDKVSLLLASQQFDILSIPVRDVSENLAKGACKPFEAIYVSSRHRKSSESPDPLVVFLHGGPHTVSLASFSKSLAFLSSLGYSLLIVNYRGSLGFGEEALQSLLGNIGSQDVRDVLTALDAVIDKGLADPSKIFVLGGSHGGFFTTHLIGQAPEMFAAAATRNPLCNIPLLFGTSDIPDWCFAEVFGGERRPTFTESRCAEHLALFYSKSPIAHVSKVKTPTIFLLGARDIRLPMCNGIQFARALRERGVETKVIVFPNDEHSIDRPQSDYESYLNIGMWFNKHCK from the exons ATGGATCATGATGCTATGTCTAAGTTGCTACAAGAATTCACTACTATTCCTACCATTGATAAAGCATGGACTTTCGAATCCGAGTCTG ATGCCTACACTGCAATGTTTTTAATTAGTCAAACAGATCTTTTGTCCAACAACAGGAGAAAGTCGATCCTATCGACTCATATTTCGCGAAAGATTGGCAGCTCTGTAAGTTTTGACTGGGCTCCATTTCCTACAGAGATGACCGGTGTGTCCGCTGTTGTCCCCTCTCCATCCGGATCAAAGCTTCTCCTTGTGCGAAACTTTGAAGGTGAGCACTCTTCAGCTTGCTTTGAAATATGGGGTCCATCTCAACTTAAGGAGTTTCGTGTTCCACGCTCTATTCACGGACCAGTGTATACCGATGGATG GCTCGAGGGAATTTCGTGGAACTCCAACGAGACCTTCATTGCTTATGTTGCCGAGGCACCAGACCTCGCCAAACCAGCATTCAACACTTTTGGTTTAAAAAAAGAAGATCACAATAGCTGGAAGGGTCAAGGTGATTGGGAAGAAGACTGGGGAGAAACATATTCTGGGAAAAAACAGCCAGCCATTTTTGTCATCGATGTTAACAG TGGAGAGATTTGTGGTGTTGCTGTTACTGGAGCTGGGAGGGAGTTGTGTGTCGGGCAAGTTGTATGGGCTCCCCCACTCGATGGAAAGCAGCAGCAGCATCTTGTCTTTGTTGGGTGGTGGCCTTCGGATACTCGAAAGTTTGGCATCAAATACTGCTATAATAGACCATGTTCTCTCTATGCAGTTGAGGCTCCATCTTTTGAATCAGATTCTATTACAAAAAG AAGTGATGCAGCTAAAGTTCCACTGATAATCGAACTGACTCACGGCCTAAATAGCGCATTCTTTCCCCGTTTCAG TCCAGATGGGAAATCTCTTGTTTTCTTATCAGCAAAAACTAGTGTTGATTCTGGGGCACACTCAGCAACTCAGTCGCTTCACAAGATTGAGTGGCCCTCCAACGGGAAGCTCGGCCCTCTGAAAGTTGCTGATGTG GTACCTGTGATCATGTGTCCCGAAAATGGCTGCTTTCCCGGGCTTTACTGCTCGAGCTTACTCTGCAATCCATGGCTTTCTGATGGCCACACAATGTTTTTATCTTCTGCTTGGGGCAGTGTTCAAACTATACTTTCAGTAAATATATTAAG TGGAAATGTATCGCGAATCACCCCTAACGATTCAAGGTCTTCCTGGGATGTCCTAGCTGTAGGAAGTGACAATGTTATTTCTG TGTGCAGCAGTCCTGTTAGTATTCCCGAGATCAAGTATGGTAGTTTGGTCGGAAAATGGAGATGGTGGGATGTCTCAAGCCCCATATCCAAATGCTCAGACAAG GTTTCATTGCTGTTAGCATCACAACAATTTGACATATTGAGTATACCAGTGAGGGATGTTTCTGAGAATCTTGCAAAAG GTGCGTGCAAACCATTTGAAGCTATATATGTATCATCGAGGCATAGGAAGTCGTCTGAATCGCCAGATCCATTAGTTGTCTTCCTTCATGGAGGTCCACACACGGTTTCATTGGCAAGCTTCTCCAAGTCTTTGGCTTTCCTATCTTCACTTGGTTATAGCTTGCTTATTGTCAACTACAG GGGTTCTCTCGGATTTGGCGAGGAAGCGTTGCAATCTCTTCTGGGAAACATTGGATCCCAG GATGTGAGAGACGTACTCACTGCATTAGACGCTGTCATTGACAAGGGACTTGCGGATCCATCTAAAATATTCGTCCTTGGTGGTTCGCATGGTGGATTTTTTACTACACACTTGATTGGTCAG GCACCCGAAATGTTTGCTGCAGCAGCAACTAGGAATCCCCTATGCAACATTCCTCTGTTGTTTGGCACATCTGATATTCCCGACTGGTGTTTCGCTGAGGTTTTTGGAGGCGAACGAAGACCTACCTTCACAGAATCCCGGTGTGCAGAACACCTGGCTCTGTTTTATAGCAAGTCTCCTATTGCTCATGTCTCAAAG GTTAAAACCCCCACGATTTTTCTACTTGGTGCCCGGGATATCCGCCTGCCAATGTGTAACGGAATACAG TTTGCACGAGCATTGAGGGAGAGAGGGGTCGAAACCAAGGTTATTGTCTTCCCCAACGATGAACACAGCATTGACAG ACCACAGTCAGACTATGAAAGCTACCTGAATATTGGTATGTGGTTCAACAAGCATTGCAAATAA
- the LOC121776064 gene encoding acylamino-acid-releasing enzyme 1-like isoform X2, translating to MDHDAMSKLLQEFTTIPTIDKAWTFESESEDAYTAMFLISQTDLLSNNRRKSILSTHISRKIGSSVSFDWAPFPTEMTGVSAVVPSPSGSKLLLVRNFEGEHSSACFEIWGPSQLKEFRVPRSIHGPVYTDGWLEGISWNSNETFIAYVAEAPDLAKPAFNTFGLKKEDHNSWKGQGDWEEDWGETYSGKKQPAIFVIDVNSGEICGVAVTGAGRELCVGQVVWAPPLDGKQQQHLVFVGWWPSDTRKFGIKYCYNRPCSLYAVEAPSFESDSITKRSDAAKVPLIIELTHGLNSAFFPRFSPDGKSLVFLSAKTSVDSGAHSATQSLHKIEWPSNGKLGPLKVADVVPVIMCPENGCFPGLYCSSLLCNPWLSDGHTMFLSSAWGSVQTILSVNILSGNVSRITPNDSRSSWDVLAVGSDNVISVCSSPVSIPEIKYGSLVGKWRWWDVSSPISKCSDKVSLLLASQQFDILSIPVRDVSENLAKAGACKPFEAIYVSSRHRKSSESPDPLVVFLHGGPHTVSLASFSKSLAFLSSLGYSLLIVNYRGSLGFGEEALQSLLGNIGSQDVRDVLTALDAVIDKGLADPSKIFVLGGSHGGFFTTHLIGQAPEMFAAAATRNPLCNIPLLFGTSDIPDWCFAEVFGGERRPTFTESRCAEHLALFYSKSPIAHVSKVKTPTIFLLGARDIRLPMCNGIQFARALRERGVETKVIVFPNDEHSIDRPQSDYESYLNIGMWFNKHCK from the exons ATGGATCATGATGCTATGTCTAAGTTGCTACAAGAATTCACTACTATTCCTACCATTGATAAAGCATGGACTTTCGAATCCGAGTCTG AAGATGCCTACACTGCAATGTTTTTAATTAGTCAAACAGATCTTTTGTCCAACAACAGGAGAAAGTCGATCCTATCGACTCATATTTCGCGAAAGATTGGCAGCTCTGTAAGTTTTGACTGGGCTCCATTTCCTACAGAGATGACCGGTGTGTCCGCTGTTGTCCCCTCTCCATCCGGATCAAAGCTTCTCCTTGTGCGAAACTTTGAAGGTGAGCACTCTTCAGCTTGCTTTGAAATATGGGGTCCATCTCAACTTAAGGAGTTTCGTGTTCCACGCTCTATTCACGGACCAGTGTATACCGATGGATG GCTCGAGGGAATTTCGTGGAACTCCAACGAGACCTTCATTGCTTATGTTGCCGAGGCACCAGACCTCGCCAAACCAGCATTCAACACTTTTGGTTTAAAAAAAGAAGATCACAATAGCTGGAAGGGTCAAGGTGATTGGGAAGAAGACTGGGGAGAAACATATTCTGGGAAAAAACAGCCAGCCATTTTTGTCATCGATGTTAACAG TGGAGAGATTTGTGGTGTTGCTGTTACTGGAGCTGGGAGGGAGTTGTGTGTCGGGCAAGTTGTATGGGCTCCCCCACTCGATGGAAAGCAGCAGCAGCATCTTGTCTTTGTTGGGTGGTGGCCTTCGGATACTCGAAAGTTTGGCATCAAATACTGCTATAATAGACCATGTTCTCTCTATGCAGTTGAGGCTCCATCTTTTGAATCAGATTCTATTACAAAAAG AAGTGATGCAGCTAAAGTTCCACTGATAATCGAACTGACTCACGGCCTAAATAGCGCATTCTTTCCCCGTTTCAG TCCAGATGGGAAATCTCTTGTTTTCTTATCAGCAAAAACTAGTGTTGATTCTGGGGCACACTCAGCAACTCAGTCGCTTCACAAGATTGAGTGGCCCTCCAACGGGAAGCTCGGCCCTCTGAAAGTTGCTGATGTG GTACCTGTGATCATGTGTCCCGAAAATGGCTGCTTTCCCGGGCTTTACTGCTCGAGCTTACTCTGCAATCCATGGCTTTCTGATGGCCACACAATGTTTTTATCTTCTGCTTGGGGCAGTGTTCAAACTATACTTTCAGTAAATATATTAAG TGGAAATGTATCGCGAATCACCCCTAACGATTCAAGGTCTTCCTGGGATGTCCTAGCTGTAGGAAGTGACAATGTTATTTCTG TGTGCAGCAGTCCTGTTAGTATTCCCGAGATCAAGTATGGTAGTTTGGTCGGAAAATGGAGATGGTGGGATGTCTCAAGCCCCATATCCAAATGCTCAGACAAG GTTTCATTGCTGTTAGCATCACAACAATTTGACATATTGAGTATACCAGTGAGGGATGTTTCTGAGAATCTTGCAAAAG CAGGTGCGTGCAAACCATTTGAAGCTATATATGTATCATCGAGGCATAGGAAGTCGTCTGAATCGCCAGATCCATTAGTTGTCTTCCTTCATGGAGGTCCACACACGGTTTCATTGGCAAGCTTCTCCAAGTCTTTGGCTTTCCTATCTTCACTTGGTTATAGCTTGCTTATTGTCAACTACAG GGGTTCTCTCGGATTTGGCGAGGAAGCGTTGCAATCTCTTCTGGGAAACATTGGATCCCAG GATGTGAGAGACGTACTCACTGCATTAGACGCTGTCATTGACAAGGGACTTGCGGATCCATCTAAAATATTCGTCCTTGGTGGTTCGCATGGTGGATTTTTTACTACACACTTGATTGGTCAG GCACCCGAAATGTTTGCTGCAGCAGCAACTAGGAATCCCCTATGCAACATTCCTCTGTTGTTTGGCACATCTGATATTCCCGACTGGTGTTTCGCTGAGGTTTTTGGAGGCGAACGAAGACCTACCTTCACAGAATCCCGGTGTGCAGAACACCTGGCTCTGTTTTATAGCAAGTCTCCTATTGCTCATGTCTCAAAG GTTAAAACCCCCACGATTTTTCTACTTGGTGCCCGGGATATCCGCCTGCCAATGTGTAACGGAATACAG TTTGCACGAGCATTGAGGGAGAGAGGGGTCGAAACCAAGGTTATTGTCTTCCCCAACGATGAACACAGCATTGACAG ACCACAGTCAGACTATGAAAGCTACCTGAATATTGGTATGTGGTTCAACAAGCATTGCAAATAA
- the LOC121776064 gene encoding acylamino-acid-releasing enzyme-like isoform X4: protein MDHDAMSKLLQEFTTIPTIDKAWTFESESDAYTAMFLISQTDLLSNNRRKSILSTHISRKIGSSVSFDWAPFPTEMTGVSAVVPSPSGSKLLLVRNFEGEHSSACFEIWGPSQLKEFRVPRSIHGPVYTDGWLEGISWNSNETFIAYVAEAPDLAKPAFNTFGLKKEDHNSWKGQGDWEEDWGETYSGKKQPAIFVIDVNSGEICGVAVTGAGRELCVGQVVWAPPLDGKQQQHLVFVGWWPSDTRKFGIKYCYNRPCSLYAVEAPSFESDSITKRSDAAKVPLIIELTHGLNSAFFPRFSPDGKSLVFLSAKTSVDSGAHSATQSLHKIEWPSNGKLGPLKVADVVPVIMCPENGCFPGLYCSSLLCNPWLSDGHTMFLSSAWGSVQTILSVNILSGNVSRITPNDSRSSWDVLAVGSDNVISVCSSPVSIPEIKYGSLVGKWRWWDVSSPISKCSDKVSLLLASQQFDILSIPVRDVSENLAKAGACKPFEAIYVSSRHRKSSESPDPLVVFLHGGPHTVSLASFSKSLAFLSSLGYSLLIVNYSRGSLGFGEEALQSLLGNIGSQDVRDVLTALDAVIDKGLADPSKIFVLGGSHGGFFTTHLIGQAPEMFAAAATRNPLCNIPLLFGTSDIPDWCFAEVFGGERRPTFTESRCAEHLALFYSKSPIAHVSKVKTPTIFLLGARDIRLPMCNGIQFARALRERGVETKVIVFPNDEHSIDRPQSDYESYLNIGMWFNKHCK, encoded by the exons ATGGATCATGATGCTATGTCTAAGTTGCTACAAGAATTCACTACTATTCCTACCATTGATAAAGCATGGACTTTCGAATCCGAGTCTG ATGCCTACACTGCAATGTTTTTAATTAGTCAAACAGATCTTTTGTCCAACAACAGGAGAAAGTCGATCCTATCGACTCATATTTCGCGAAAGATTGGCAGCTCTGTAAGTTTTGACTGGGCTCCATTTCCTACAGAGATGACCGGTGTGTCCGCTGTTGTCCCCTCTCCATCCGGATCAAAGCTTCTCCTTGTGCGAAACTTTGAAGGTGAGCACTCTTCAGCTTGCTTTGAAATATGGGGTCCATCTCAACTTAAGGAGTTTCGTGTTCCACGCTCTATTCACGGACCAGTGTATACCGATGGATG GCTCGAGGGAATTTCGTGGAACTCCAACGAGACCTTCATTGCTTATGTTGCCGAGGCACCAGACCTCGCCAAACCAGCATTCAACACTTTTGGTTTAAAAAAAGAAGATCACAATAGCTGGAAGGGTCAAGGTGATTGGGAAGAAGACTGGGGAGAAACATATTCTGGGAAAAAACAGCCAGCCATTTTTGTCATCGATGTTAACAG TGGAGAGATTTGTGGTGTTGCTGTTACTGGAGCTGGGAGGGAGTTGTGTGTCGGGCAAGTTGTATGGGCTCCCCCACTCGATGGAAAGCAGCAGCAGCATCTTGTCTTTGTTGGGTGGTGGCCTTCGGATACTCGAAAGTTTGGCATCAAATACTGCTATAATAGACCATGTTCTCTCTATGCAGTTGAGGCTCCATCTTTTGAATCAGATTCTATTACAAAAAG AAGTGATGCAGCTAAAGTTCCACTGATAATCGAACTGACTCACGGCCTAAATAGCGCATTCTTTCCCCGTTTCAG TCCAGATGGGAAATCTCTTGTTTTCTTATCAGCAAAAACTAGTGTTGATTCTGGGGCACACTCAGCAACTCAGTCGCTTCACAAGATTGAGTGGCCCTCCAACGGGAAGCTCGGCCCTCTGAAAGTTGCTGATGTG GTACCTGTGATCATGTGTCCCGAAAATGGCTGCTTTCCCGGGCTTTACTGCTCGAGCTTACTCTGCAATCCATGGCTTTCTGATGGCCACACAATGTTTTTATCTTCTGCTTGGGGCAGTGTTCAAACTATACTTTCAGTAAATATATTAAG TGGAAATGTATCGCGAATCACCCCTAACGATTCAAGGTCTTCCTGGGATGTCCTAGCTGTAGGAAGTGACAATGTTATTTCTG TGTGCAGCAGTCCTGTTAGTATTCCCGAGATCAAGTATGGTAGTTTGGTCGGAAAATGGAGATGGTGGGATGTCTCAAGCCCCATATCCAAATGCTCAGACAAG GTTTCATTGCTGTTAGCATCACAACAATTTGACATATTGAGTATACCAGTGAGGGATGTTTCTGAGAATCTTGCAAAAG CAGGTGCGTGCAAACCATTTGAAGCTATATATGTATCATCGAGGCATAGGAAGTCGTCTGAATCGCCAGATCCATTAGTTGTCTTCCTTCATGGAGGTCCACACACGGTTTCATTGGCAAGCTTCTCCAAGTCTTTGGCTTTCCTATCTTCACTTGGTTATAGCTTGCTTATTGTCAACTACAG TAGGGGTTCTCTCGGATTTGGCGAGGAAGCGTTGCAATCTCTTCTGGGAAACATTGGATCCCAG GATGTGAGAGACGTACTCACTGCATTAGACGCTGTCATTGACAAGGGACTTGCGGATCCATCTAAAATATTCGTCCTTGGTGGTTCGCATGGTGGATTTTTTACTACACACTTGATTGGTCAG GCACCCGAAATGTTTGCTGCAGCAGCAACTAGGAATCCCCTATGCAACATTCCTCTGTTGTTTGGCACATCTGATATTCCCGACTGGTGTTTCGCTGAGGTTTTTGGAGGCGAACGAAGACCTACCTTCACAGAATCCCGGTGTGCAGAACACCTGGCTCTGTTTTATAGCAAGTCTCCTATTGCTCATGTCTCAAAG GTTAAAACCCCCACGATTTTTCTACTTGGTGCCCGGGATATCCGCCTGCCAATGTGTAACGGAATACAG TTTGCACGAGCATTGAGGGAGAGAGGGGTCGAAACCAAGGTTATTGTCTTCCCCAACGATGAACACAGCATTGACAG ACCACAGTCAGACTATGAAAGCTACCTGAATATTGGTATGTGGTTCAACAAGCATTGCAAATAA
- the LOC121776064 gene encoding acylamino-acid-releasing enzyme 1-like isoform X3, translated as MDHDAMSKLLQEFTTIPTIDKAWTFESESEDAYTAMFLISQTDLLSNNRRKSILSTHISRKIGSSVSFDWAPFPTEMTGVSAVVPSPSGSKLLLVRNFEGEHSSACFEIWGPSQLKEFRVPRSIHGPVYTDGWLEGISWNSNETFIAYVAEAPDLAKPAFNTFGLKKEDHNSWKGQGDWEEDWGETYSGKKQPAIFVIDVNSGEICGVAVTGAGRELCVGQVVWAPPLDGKQQQHLVFVGWWPSDTRKFGIKYCYNRPCSLYAVEAPSFESDSITKRSDAAKVPLIIELTHGLNSAFFPRFSPDGKSLVFLSAKTSVDSGAHSATQSLHKIEWPSNGKLGPLKVADVVPVIMCPENGCFPGLYCSSLLCNPWLSDGHTMFLSSAWGSVQTILSVNILSGNVSRITPNDSRSSWDVLAVGSDNVISVCSSPVSIPEIKYGSLVGKWRWWDVSSPISKCSDKVSLLLASQQFDILSIPVRDVSENLAKGACKPFEAIYVSSRHRKSSESPDPLVVFLHGGPHTVSLASFSKSLAFLSSLGYSLLIVNYSRGSLGFGEEALQSLLGNIGSQDVRDVLTALDAVIDKGLADPSKIFVLGGSHGGFFTTHLIGQAPEMFAAAATRNPLCNIPLLFGTSDIPDWCFAEVFGGERRPTFTESRCAEHLALFYSKSPIAHVSKVKTPTIFLLGARDIRLPMCNGIQFARALRERGVETKVIVFPNDEHSIDRPQSDYESYLNIGMWFNKHCK; from the exons ATGGATCATGATGCTATGTCTAAGTTGCTACAAGAATTCACTACTATTCCTACCATTGATAAAGCATGGACTTTCGAATCCGAGTCTG AAGATGCCTACACTGCAATGTTTTTAATTAGTCAAACAGATCTTTTGTCCAACAACAGGAGAAAGTCGATCCTATCGACTCATATTTCGCGAAAGATTGGCAGCTCTGTAAGTTTTGACTGGGCTCCATTTCCTACAGAGATGACCGGTGTGTCCGCTGTTGTCCCCTCTCCATCCGGATCAAAGCTTCTCCTTGTGCGAAACTTTGAAGGTGAGCACTCTTCAGCTTGCTTTGAAATATGGGGTCCATCTCAACTTAAGGAGTTTCGTGTTCCACGCTCTATTCACGGACCAGTGTATACCGATGGATG GCTCGAGGGAATTTCGTGGAACTCCAACGAGACCTTCATTGCTTATGTTGCCGAGGCACCAGACCTCGCCAAACCAGCATTCAACACTTTTGGTTTAAAAAAAGAAGATCACAATAGCTGGAAGGGTCAAGGTGATTGGGAAGAAGACTGGGGAGAAACATATTCTGGGAAAAAACAGCCAGCCATTTTTGTCATCGATGTTAACAG TGGAGAGATTTGTGGTGTTGCTGTTACTGGAGCTGGGAGGGAGTTGTGTGTCGGGCAAGTTGTATGGGCTCCCCCACTCGATGGAAAGCAGCAGCAGCATCTTGTCTTTGTTGGGTGGTGGCCTTCGGATACTCGAAAGTTTGGCATCAAATACTGCTATAATAGACCATGTTCTCTCTATGCAGTTGAGGCTCCATCTTTTGAATCAGATTCTATTACAAAAAG AAGTGATGCAGCTAAAGTTCCACTGATAATCGAACTGACTCACGGCCTAAATAGCGCATTCTTTCCCCGTTTCAG TCCAGATGGGAAATCTCTTGTTTTCTTATCAGCAAAAACTAGTGTTGATTCTGGGGCACACTCAGCAACTCAGTCGCTTCACAAGATTGAGTGGCCCTCCAACGGGAAGCTCGGCCCTCTGAAAGTTGCTGATGTG GTACCTGTGATCATGTGTCCCGAAAATGGCTGCTTTCCCGGGCTTTACTGCTCGAGCTTACTCTGCAATCCATGGCTTTCTGATGGCCACACAATGTTTTTATCTTCTGCTTGGGGCAGTGTTCAAACTATACTTTCAGTAAATATATTAAG TGGAAATGTATCGCGAATCACCCCTAACGATTCAAGGTCTTCCTGGGATGTCCTAGCTGTAGGAAGTGACAATGTTATTTCTG TGTGCAGCAGTCCTGTTAGTATTCCCGAGATCAAGTATGGTAGTTTGGTCGGAAAATGGAGATGGTGGGATGTCTCAAGCCCCATATCCAAATGCTCAGACAAG GTTTCATTGCTGTTAGCATCACAACAATTTGACATATTGAGTATACCAGTGAGGGATGTTTCTGAGAATCTTGCAAAAG GTGCGTGCAAACCATTTGAAGCTATATATGTATCATCGAGGCATAGGAAGTCGTCTGAATCGCCAGATCCATTAGTTGTCTTCCTTCATGGAGGTCCACACACGGTTTCATTGGCAAGCTTCTCCAAGTCTTTGGCTTTCCTATCTTCACTTGGTTATAGCTTGCTTATTGTCAACTACAG TAGGGGTTCTCTCGGATTTGGCGAGGAAGCGTTGCAATCTCTTCTGGGAAACATTGGATCCCAG GATGTGAGAGACGTACTCACTGCATTAGACGCTGTCATTGACAAGGGACTTGCGGATCCATCTAAAATATTCGTCCTTGGTGGTTCGCATGGTGGATTTTTTACTACACACTTGATTGGTCAG GCACCCGAAATGTTTGCTGCAGCAGCAACTAGGAATCCCCTATGCAACATTCCTCTGTTGTTTGGCACATCTGATATTCCCGACTGGTGTTTCGCTGAGGTTTTTGGAGGCGAACGAAGACCTACCTTCACAGAATCCCGGTGTGCAGAACACCTGGCTCTGTTTTATAGCAAGTCTCCTATTGCTCATGTCTCAAAG GTTAAAACCCCCACGATTTTTCTACTTGGTGCCCGGGATATCCGCCTGCCAATGTGTAACGGAATACAG TTTGCACGAGCATTGAGGGAGAGAGGGGTCGAAACCAAGGTTATTGTCTTCCCCAACGATGAACACAGCATTGACAG ACCACAGTCAGACTATGAAAGCTACCTGAATATTGGTATGTGGTTCAACAAGCATTGCAAATAA